A genomic stretch from Halalkalibacillus sediminis includes:
- a CDS encoding FbpB family small basic protein — translation MRKRNQQSFTALFESEKQRILNDPRSIEQIYEKLDRRMEVIKPKKHA, via the coding sequence GTGAGAAAAAGAAATCAACAATCATTTACAGCACTTTTTGAATCAGAAAAACAAAGAATTTTGAATGATCCTCGTTCGATTGAACAGATCTATGAAAAGTTGGATCGTCGTATGGAAGTCATCAAACCTAAGAAACACGCATAA
- a CDS encoding acyl-CoA thioesterase, whose translation MLINETDVKVRYQETDQMGVVYHANYLVWFEIGRTNLIEDLGFNYADMEAEGVVSPVTDLDVKYKRPLRYGQTATVKTVIQEYTGFRVVYRYEVYNEEGELAVSGTTSHVCVKKSNFRPISIKKHFPDWHEAYQKAMED comes from the coding sequence ATGCTAATAAATGAAACTGACGTTAAAGTAAGGTATCAAGAAACCGACCAAATGGGAGTCGTTTATCACGCTAATTATCTTGTATGGTTTGAGATCGGGAGAACTAACCTGATTGAGGATCTAGGCTTCAACTATGCAGATATGGAAGCTGAAGGTGTAGTTTCCCCTGTAACTGACCTGGATGTGAAGTATAAGCGCCCGTTACGTTATGGACAAACAGCTACGGTAAAAACAGTGATTCAGGAATATACAGGATTTAGAGTCGTTTACAGATATGAAGTCTATAATGAAGAAGGGGAGCTTGCTGTTTCAGGCACCACTTCACATGTTTGTGTTAAAAAATCGAATTTCAGACCAATTTCTATAAAAAAACATTTCCCCGATTGGCATGAAGCCTACCAAAAAGCAATGGAGGATTAA
- a CDS encoding CoA-binding protein: MQNPSNDQIKKVLEEAKTIAVVGLSDKQHRTSYQISQIMQENGYKIIPVNPNVNEVLGEKSYSSLKEIPEQIDIINVFRRSEFLEDVAKEAVQTDCKVFWAQQGVYDEKAYEILKEKDFTVIMDLCIKVAHAVTMGK, encoded by the coding sequence ATGCAAAATCCATCAAACGATCAAATTAAAAAAGTTTTAGAAGAAGCGAAAACGATTGCGGTGGTCGGTTTATCTGATAAACAGCATCGTACGTCTTATCAAATATCACAGATTATGCAGGAAAATGGATATAAGATCATCCCGGTAAACCCTAATGTTAATGAGGTTCTAGGTGAAAAAAGTTATTCATCTCTTAAAGAAATTCCAGAACAGATCGATATCATTAATGTATTCAGAAGATCTGAATTTTTGGAGGATGTTGCCAAAGAAGCTGTCCAAACAGATTGTAAAGTTTTCTGGGCTCAACAGGGTGTTTATGACGAAAAAGCTTACGAGATATTGAAAGAGAAGGACTTTACAGTCATAATGGACTTATGCATAAAGGTAGCTCATGCCGTAACGATGGGCAAATAA
- the tlp gene encoding small acid-soluble spore protein Tlp, which translates to MRGYPRKNAKPDDRSDNVDKLQQNIENTLENIQEAEHSAERSNEEQSQAIKEKNDRRRQSIDGMREEIKDEFHDQ; encoded by the coding sequence ATGCGTGGTTATCCTAGAAAAAACGCTAAACCTGATGATCGATCAGACAATGTGGACAAGCTTCAACAAAACATTGAAAACACATTGGAAAATATCCAAGAAGCTGAGCATTCAGCTGAACGGTCTAATGAGGAACAATCTCAAGCTATCAAAGAGAAAAATGATCGAAGACGTCAGTCTATTGACGGTATGCGAGAAGAAATCAAAGATGAATTTCACGACCAATAA
- a CDS encoding TlpA family protein disulfide reductase, protein MLFKRLIALGIILTLGGIIVYNVMAGDQEQEEEGSESGAVFVVPEGMEDVNKKIEIGEAAPNFQLTNMDGDQVELNDFKGKKVLLNFWASWCGPCRAEMPHMQDIHEKYGDEVAIVGVNVTGSETSKKDAVKFVGEYDLTFPILFDETNEVSLRYKALSLPTTHFINTEGVVQLPPKSGAMSYEEMEKKIEQLD, encoded by the coding sequence ATGCTTTTCAAACGTTTAATTGCTTTAGGAATCATATTAACACTTGGTGGTATTATCGTATACAACGTAATGGCCGGAGATCAAGAGCAGGAAGAAGAGGGTTCTGAAAGTGGCGCTGTCTTTGTTGTACCTGAAGGAATGGAAGATGTTAATAAAAAGATTGAGATCGGAGAAGCTGCTCCTAATTTTCAGTTGACGAATATGGATGGTGATCAAGTGGAGCTTAATGATTTCAAAGGAAAAAAGGTTTTACTCAACTTCTGGGCAAGTTGGTGTGGTCCTTGTAGAGCTGAAATGCCACATATGCAAGACATCCATGAAAAATATGGTGATGAAGTTGCAATCGTAGGCGTAAATGTAACTGGTTCAGAAACTTCAAAGAAAGACGCAGTAAAATTTGTCGGCGAATACGATTTAACTTTCCCAATTTTATTTGATGAGACGAATGAAGTCAGTTTGCGATACAAAGCACTATCACTCCCAACTACACACTTCATCAATACTGAAGGAGTCGTGCAACTGCCACCGAAATCTGGGGCAATGAGTTATGAAGAGATGGAAAAGAAGATAGAACAATTGGATTAA
- the folE2 gene encoding GTP cyclohydrolase FolE2 codes for MNEVSTKKQLPTKSDRHKLFGSVDPGPRTKPEEKSEMVDLQNTKKDFLFELDAVGISNVKHPVSIQSGIAPNKQSTIGTFYFASTISQDSKGTNMSRFTEQLQSYSQNEFEVNIPTLKKFVYELHTRLNQRDAELSVSFPWFFERKAPYTGQSGMNHAEAWMDVRYDQDTGYDITVGLTGKVTTLCPCSKEISEYSAHNQRGNLTMEVKLDETFDDSKVDWKEVLLEAAESNASARIHPVLKRPDEKMVTEQAFENPRFVEDMVRLVAADLYEMEFVEKFYVECVNEESIHLHDAVASITYDKMSDK; via the coding sequence ATGAACGAAGTTTCAACGAAAAAACAACTACCTACCAAATCAGATCGCCATAAATTGTTCGGTTCAGTCGATCCTGGGCCACGTACAAAACCAGAAGAAAAAAGTGAAATGGTTGATCTGCAAAATACAAAGAAAGACTTCTTATTCGAGCTTGATGCTGTTGGTATATCCAATGTTAAGCACCCAGTAAGCATCCAGAGTGGAATTGCTCCCAATAAGCAATCAACGATCGGAACCTTTTACTTCGCCTCTACGATTTCACAAGATAGTAAAGGTACGAATATGAGTAGGTTCACTGAGCAGCTTCAGTCTTATAGTCAGAATGAATTCGAAGTGAATATACCAACTCTTAAGAAGTTTGTATATGAATTACACACTCGTTTGAACCAAAGAGATGCCGAATTGTCGGTTTCATTTCCTTGGTTTTTCGAAAGAAAGGCACCATACACTGGGCAATCAGGTATGAACCATGCAGAGGCATGGATGGATGTACGATATGATCAAGACACAGGCTATGATATAACTGTTGGGCTCACAGGTAAGGTAACAACCTTATGCCCTTGTTCTAAAGAGATCAGTGAATATAGTGCGCATAACCAACGTGGAAATTTAACGATGGAAGTCAAACTTGATGAAACCTTTGATGATTCTAAGGTTGATTGGAAAGAAGTGTTGTTAGAAGCGGCTGAATCCAATGCAAGTGCCCGTATCCACCCTGTCCTTAAACGTCCTGATGAAAAAATGGTGACGGAGCAAGCTTTTGAAAATCCACGTTTTGTTGAAGATATGGTTCGCCTAGTAGCTGCAGATTTGTATGAGATGGAATTTGTAGAAAAATTTTATGTAGAATGCGTCAATGAAGAATCGATCCATTTGCATGATGCGGTAGCTTCCATCACTTACGACAAGATGTCGGACAAGTAA
- a CDS encoding CapA family protein: MSKKLLIISASISVVLLSLLLFFLFNNEQSDINNNRTAEQHNKISNFAMETKSYQASIKLNGIGDLLIHSPVYEDAETNGSYDFTPMFEPIEKYLKNADITIANQETILGGTEIGLSTYPSFNSPFELGDALKEVGVDIVSIANNHTLDRGEKAIMNATGHLNDIGLEYVGGYRSEEDRNTHRILNRKGISVGFLSYTYGTNGIPVPEGKDYLVNLIDVDTMLEDLEEIKSETDFVVVSMHFGQQYQPLPNEEQEFLSELLISEGADVILGHHPHVLQPVDWISSEDGDKVVYYSLGNFLSAQEGTERLIGAISQVELTKTIEDGSVKTKVSNAKLMPTYNLHDSETNFRIVPLADITDDQLEGANSWYEDTEELIKTFTDDIDVVPYLE; encoded by the coding sequence TTGTCAAAGAAATTATTGATCATCTCAGCTAGTATAAGTGTAGTGTTATTATCATTGCTTTTATTTTTCTTATTTAATAATGAGCAAAGCGATATAAATAATAACAGAACAGCAGAACAACATAATAAAATATCGAATTTTGCCATGGAAACGAAATCCTATCAAGCATCAATCAAGTTGAACGGAATCGGCGACTTATTAATTCATTCACCTGTGTATGAGGACGCTGAAACCAATGGTAGTTATGATTTCACTCCAATGTTCGAACCAATTGAGAAATATTTAAAAAATGCCGATATAACAATCGCTAACCAAGAAACGATTCTTGGGGGAACTGAAATCGGTTTATCCACCTACCCATCCTTTAACTCGCCGTTTGAATTAGGTGATGCACTAAAAGAGGTCGGGGTTGATATCGTTTCGATTGCAAACAACCATACGTTAGACCGTGGAGAAAAAGCTATTATGAATGCCACTGGCCATTTGAATGATATCGGCCTTGAATATGTTGGCGGATACCGTAGTGAGGAAGATCGTAACACGCATAGAATACTCAATAGAAAAGGTATTTCTGTCGGTTTTCTCTCTTACACTTATGGGACAAACGGTATACCCGTCCCTGAAGGAAAAGATTATCTAGTCAATCTGATAGACGTTGACACAATGTTAGAAGACCTTGAGGAGATAAAATCCGAAACTGACTTTGTTGTTGTCAGTATGCACTTTGGTCAACAATACCAACCTCTACCAAATGAAGAACAGGAATTTTTATCAGAGCTTTTAATTTCTGAAGGTGCAGATGTCATATTGGGGCACCACCCACATGTATTACAGCCTGTGGATTGGATATCTTCCGAAGACGGGGATAAAGTCGTTTATTATTCCCTTGGAAACTTCTTATCCGCACAAGAAGGAACTGAAAGGTTAATCGGAGCAATCTCGCAAGTTGAACTGACAAAAACAATAGAAGATGGTTCTGTCAAAACGAAGGTTTCAAATGCAAAATTAATGCCAACATACAACCTGCATGACTCAGAAACCAATTTCCGTATCGTTCCGTTGGCTGACATAACAGACGATCAACTTGAAGGGGCAAACTCTTGGTATGAAGATACAGAAGAATTAATTAAAACTTTTACAGATGATATAGACGTAGTTCCTTACCTTGAGTAA
- the yidD gene encoding membrane protein insertion efficiency factor YidD, translating to MKKIFILLIRGYQKFISPMLGPSCRFHPTCSQYSLTSFERFGVFKGLYLSIKRILKCHPFHPGGFDPVPEKKKNQNSH from the coding sequence ATGAAAAAGATATTCATCCTCTTGATTAGAGGATATCAAAAATTCATATCGCCTATGCTTGGACCTTCGTGCCGCTTTCATCCGACATGCTCGCAATACAGTCTCACTTCATTTGAGCGTTTTGGAGTATTCAAAGGTCTATATTTGAGTATTAAAAGGATATTAAAATGTCACCCCTTCCATCCTGGGGGATTCGATCCAGTGCCAGAAAAAAAGAAGAACCAGAATTCTCATTAA
- the plsY gene encoding glycerol-3-phosphate 1-O-acyltransferase PlsY, producing MDYLIFAIIAYLIGSTPSALIIGKTFYQIDIREHGSGNLGGTNTFRVLGIKAGIIVSLMDIIKGVIPVLLAISFAPSTHPLIIGIFAVIGHTYPIFAKFKGGKAVATSGGVILAVNPFVFFIALAAFFLFLKLFKYVSLASILTAITAVISSIAFQEVGLTIITVLLASFVIYRHTDNIKRIKNKTEPKITWL from the coding sequence ATGGATTATCTAATTTTCGCAATCATTGCTTATTTAATCGGCTCGACGCCATCAGCTCTCATCATCGGAAAAACATTTTACCAGATTGATATACGTGAACATGGGAGTGGGAACTTAGGAGGAACTAACACTTTTCGTGTGTTAGGTATTAAAGCGGGAATAATTGTTTCCTTGATGGACATCATTAAAGGTGTAATCCCTGTCCTGCTAGCAATTTCCTTTGCTCCTTCGACGCATCCTTTAATCATTGGAATTTTCGCAGTTATTGGTCATACATATCCCATTTTCGCCAAGTTCAAAGGAGGAAAAGCCGTTGCTACCTCAGGCGGTGTGATTCTTGCAGTCAATCCTTTCGTCTTTTTCATTGCATTAGCTGCATTCTTCCTTTTCTTAAAATTGTTTAAGTATGTTTCTCTTGCTTCAATATTGACAGCCATAACTGCTGTTATTTCATCTATTGCCTTTCAGGAAGTTGGATTAACAATCATCACTGTTCTACTTGCTTCTTTTGTCATTTACAGACATACCGACAATATCAAAAGAATCAAGAACAAAACAGAACCGAAAATAACTTGGCTATAA
- a CDS encoding glycosyl hydrolase family 18 protein: MSTKSRSTTSNTPNLKTSLLIISLLAGALVVAFYFYLQPSDQFNEYINEQNSIMIDQETIEENFIFHQDKIYIPVVTAQQHIDDRIYYNERDAAVILTTGTKVIEFPLNDFSRSVNREKEESDYSPAILDREEAFISVEQLQDIYGLAFEYLPQQEQLYLVTAGNELISAQLSEDTDLDDRRVRHSPNYQSSYFKEVEDDEFWVIEQANDFYRILLQSGEIGHLPEESVSILKTSLIEPLNDPFEPVEHNIDKPLHMSWDAMYQSASTPDNAPSLPGVDVISPTWFHLTDSEGNIRDYGKKSYVESAQEQGKEVWALFSNDFDPDRTSAVFKSFEKRSRVIDQLLEKAETYQLDGLNIDIENVNYQDQDLVTQFIRELVPLAHNKGLVVSMDITFLSMSGNWSLFYDREELVQLVDYLVVMAYDQHPARSTVAGSVAELDWVDRELDELLQVVPNDQLILGVPLYTRLWTETDSEVSSEVFSMDEAKQWTENQEEEVAFDEDAGQDYLFVEESNESYKLWLENSQSISSRIELVKKYDLPGIATWEESFANESIWPLIKEKLDQYRESDE; the protein is encoded by the coding sequence ATGAGCACAAAATCACGATCAACCACCAGTAACACCCCAAATTTGAAAACCTCTTTATTGATTATTAGTTTGTTGGCAGGGGCATTGGTCGTTGCCTTTTATTTCTATTTACAACCTTCCGATCAATTCAATGAATATATCAACGAACAAAATTCCATCATGATTGACCAGGAAACCATTGAAGAAAACTTCATTTTTCATCAGGATAAAATATATATTCCTGTAGTCACAGCCCAACAACATATTGATGATCGAATATATTATAACGAGCGAGATGCTGCTGTTATTTTAACCACTGGAACAAAAGTGATCGAATTTCCATTGAATGATTTCAGTCGTTCGGTTAATCGTGAAAAAGAAGAATCGGATTACTCTCCGGCCATTCTTGATAGAGAAGAAGCGTTTATCTCAGTTGAACAGTTGCAGGATATTTATGGTCTAGCATTTGAATATCTTCCTCAACAAGAACAACTTTATCTCGTTACAGCAGGGAACGAATTAATTTCAGCTCAACTTTCAGAAGATACAGATTTAGATGATAGAAGAGTACGCCATTCACCCAACTACCAATCTTCTTACTTTAAAGAAGTTGAAGATGATGAGTTCTGGGTGATTGAACAAGCAAACGATTTTTACCGGATACTATTACAATCTGGAGAGATCGGGCATTTACCTGAAGAATCTGTATCTATTTTAAAAACAAGTCTGATTGAACCTTTGAATGATCCTTTTGAACCTGTTGAACATAATATTGATAAACCTTTACACATGAGTTGGGATGCCATGTATCAATCCGCTTCAACTCCAGACAATGCTCCATCATTACCCGGAGTTGATGTAATTTCACCTACGTGGTTTCACTTAACTGATTCGGAAGGTAACATTAGAGATTACGGCAAAAAAAGCTATGTCGAATCAGCTCAAGAGCAAGGTAAAGAAGTATGGGCCCTATTTTCAAACGATTTTGACCCTGATCGGACGTCAGCAGTCTTCAAAAGCTTTGAAAAACGTTCACGTGTCATCGATCAACTTCTTGAAAAAGCGGAAACTTATCAGTTAGATGGGCTGAATATAGATATTGAAAATGTGAATTACCAAGACCAAGATTTAGTCACCCAATTTATACGAGAGCTTGTGCCGTTAGCTCATAATAAGGGGCTCGTCGTTTCGATGGATATCACATTTTTATCGATGAGTGGTAATTGGTCCCTTTTCTATGACCGAGAAGAACTCGTCCAGTTAGTCGATTACCTTGTCGTTATGGCATATGATCAACATCCTGCACGATCAACAGTAGCTGGAAGTGTGGCTGAACTTGACTGGGTGGACCGGGAATTAGATGAACTACTTCAAGTTGTACCAAACGACCAACTCATTCTAGGCGTTCCGTTGTATACTAGGTTATGGACAGAAACAGATTCAGAAGTGTCCTCTGAAGTGTTTTCCATGGACGAGGCAAAACAGTGGACGGAAAATCAAGAAGAAGAGGTAGCTTTTGACGAGGATGCCGGCCAAGATTATTTATTTGTGGAAGAATCTAATGAATCGTACAAGTTGTGGTTAGAAAACTCACAGTCGATATCGAGTAGAATTGAACTTGTTAAAAAGTATGATTTACCTGGCATCGCTACTTGGGAAGAATCCTTCGCGAATGAATCGATCTGGCCATTGATTAAAGAGAAACTGGATCAATATCGTGAAAGTGATGAATAG